The following are encoded in a window of Panicum virgatum strain AP13 chromosome 5N, P.virgatum_v5, whole genome shotgun sequence genomic DNA:
- the LOC120675651 gene encoding transcription factor RAX1-like, whose product MGRSPCCDKTKVKRGPWSQEEDAILRSFVERFGNAGNWIALPQKAGLKRCGKSCRLRWLNYLRPELRHGGFTDEEDDLILSLYGEIGSKWSVIASRLPGRTDNDVKNYWNTKLKKRYLASTREGRPPAPPPATAADSQPQDDDEHPAAPTPPALANLDDASDTGAAAVDDDALLLKSEQLYAELVGLIEQQSSWLTTTTGPPSSSAATPSSSSGTSPMGTSSGSCAAVWPTSKDVHDTTLLSESSSSSLFDACHGVVGDDAFGAALLPAYSFQDLLAASYDEFTAVTQELQY is encoded by the exons GTCGCAGGAGGAGGACGCCATCCTCCGGAGCTTCGTCGAGAGGTTCGGCAATGCCGGCAACTGGATAGCCCTGCCCCAGAAAGCAG GGCTGAAGCGATGCGGCAAGAGCTGCCGCCTACGGTGGCTCAACTACCTCCGCCCGGAGCTCCGGCACGGCGGCTTCACCGACGAGGAAGACGACCTCATCCTCTCCCTCTACGGCGAGATCGGGAGCAA GTGGTCGGTGATCGCGTCCAGGCTCCCCGGACGCACGGACAACGACGTCAAGAATTACTGgaacaccaagctcaagaagAGGTACCTGGCGTCCACAAGAGAAGGAAGGCCGCCAGCACCACCTCCTGCCACCGCCGCGGACAGCCAGCCCCAAGACGATGATGAACACCCTGCAGCGCCGACTCCTCCAGCTCTGGCCAACCTCGACGACGCATCAGACACTGGCGCTGCCGCCGTCGACGACGACGCGCTCCTCCTCAAGTCGGAGCAGCTGTACGCGGAGCTCGTGGGCCTCATCGAGCAGCAGTCGTCATGGCTGACCACAACTACTGGaccgccgtcgtcgtcagcagcgacgccgtcgtcctcgtcggGAACAAGTCCGATGGGTACCAGTTCAGGGAGCTGCGCCGCCGTGTGGCCCACCAGCAAGGACGTGCATGACACAACGCTCTTGTCCgagtccagcagcagcagcctgttCGACGCTTGTCACGGTGTTGTTGGCGATGACGCGTTCGGAGCGGCTCTGCTACCCGCGTACTCCTTCCAAGACCTCCTGGCCGCGTCTTACGACGAGTTTACCGCGGTGACGCAGGAGTTGCAGTACTAA